From the genome of Hymenobacter cellulosilyticus, one region includes:
- a CDS encoding prolipoprotein diacylglyceryl transferase family protein — protein MPNFLLLPLLSWMVPAHASYDSYTLFYVLAFTVNLVWLVWEGHRRGYPMRAWLVLLACTTLTFILGTKMLAFSGPEWRQFLGTGQWPASEARTVLGGAVACTLTLLALRRPFGFSWHVFDAFVLPMCAGLMVQSVGCLITGCCFGHPTASSWGVTYRPDTLPYLVQADRGLIPIGAAHSLPVHPTQLYTLLVCAAVGAILLLTRHRNWPGGSRRLLHLGLLLIGRFLIEFWRDPAGEQVGSAMRWHGGLALKQVQWTLLVLTPLALGWWAWLLYRARNVEPQPERVPGQRSVRNLLAVALMLALTAWLGPRALTLPEVLVIKTLLLAVLALEAGRFLLDSLAGIRPARLVLPLGLVGVVLVLSSQAPADSAGTARPSYTSLGLGVSAGSFERLQNTDGGCGGSTPLLEYRHRYRLASLDVSRTLLPGAGPDGRVHKAEITTGMRLHVGTDRQTPQFSDPLLGSGMRKSTLLLSINPYAQIDRPWFGLGQACW, from the coding sequence ATGCCAAACTTTCTACTGCTGCCGCTGCTCTCCTGGATGGTACCGGCCCATGCAAGCTACGATTCCTACACGTTATTTTACGTGCTGGCTTTCACCGTAAACCTGGTGTGGCTGGTGTGGGAAGGCCACCGCCGCGGCTACCCCATGCGGGCCTGGCTGGTGCTGCTTGCCTGCACCACCCTAACCTTTATTCTGGGCACCAAAATGCTGGCCTTTTCCGGCCCGGAGTGGCGGCAGTTTCTAGGCACCGGGCAGTGGCCGGCCTCGGAGGCCCGCACCGTGCTGGGTGGAGCGGTGGCCTGCACACTCACGCTGCTGGCCCTGCGGCGGCCGTTCGGCTTCAGCTGGCACGTATTCGATGCCTTCGTCTTGCCCATGTGCGCGGGTCTGATGGTGCAAAGCGTGGGCTGCCTGATTACGGGTTGCTGCTTTGGCCACCCTACCGCCAGCAGTTGGGGCGTTACCTACCGCCCCGATACCCTGCCCTACCTGGTGCAGGCCGACCGGGGCCTGATTCCGATAGGCGCGGCCCACTCCCTACCGGTGCATCCCACCCAGCTTTATACGCTGCTGGTATGCGCGGCGGTGGGCGCCATTTTGCTGCTGACCCGGCACCGCAACTGGCCCGGCGGCAGCCGCCGGCTGCTGCACCTGGGGCTTCTGCTGATTGGGCGCTTCCTCATTGAGTTCTGGCGCGACCCGGCCGGCGAACAGGTCGGTTCCGCTATGCGCTGGCACGGCGGCCTGGCCCTCAAGCAGGTGCAGTGGACACTGCTGGTGCTTACTCCGCTGGCGTTGGGCTGGTGGGCGTGGCTGCTGTACCGGGCCCGGAACGTAGAGCCGCAACCCGAGCGGGTCCCGGGCCAACGCTCAGTCCGCAATTTGCTGGCCGTAGCCCTGATGCTGGCCCTCACTGCCTGGCTGGGCCCCCGCGCCCTGACGTTACCCGAAGTGCTGGTAATAAAAACCCTGCTGCTAGCGGTGCTGGCCCTGGAAGCCGGCCGGTTTCTGCTTGATTCCCTGGCTGGTATTCGCCCGGCGCGACTGGTGCTGCCGCTGGGGCTGGTGGGCGTGGTGCTGGTGCTCAGCAGCCAGGCGCCGGCCGACTCGGCGGGCACTGCTCGGCCGTCTTACACCTCCCTGGGCTTGGGCGTAAGTGCGGGCTCCTTCGAGCGGCTGCAAAACACCGATGGGGGCTGCGGGGGCAGCACTCCCCTGCTCGAGTATCGGCACCGTTACCGGCTGGCTAGTCTGGATGTGTCGCGCACCCTGCTGCCAGGCGCTGGCCCCGACGGGCGGGTGCACAAAGCGGAAATAACAACGGGCATGCGGCTGCACGTGGGCACTGACCGCCAAACGCCGCAGTTCAGTGACCCGCTGCTAGGGTCCGGCATGCGGAAAAGCACCTTGTTGCTCAGCATCAACCCCTATGCCCAAATTGACCGGCCCTGGTTTGGCCTGGGGCAGGCCTGCTGGTAG
- a CDS encoding DUF2867 domain-containing protein has protein sequence MVAVSGDAHHVFPGPEPGGKPAQRHDCLAQAQHYPGAAPPVHELPGRPGPGLQPHRAERGNQQLERRGEQRGYREKLHGLCPDSAARHAHRPAGPAFYPAPEEVLQNIWSIGGERGWYKVDWLWRVRGFMDKAVGGVGLRRGRRSPSSLHPGDPLDFWRVLVADRAGRRLLLYAEMKLPGEAWLQFRILDNADGSHTLEQLAAFRPQGLAGRLYWYSLVPFHFVIFKGMVENIVQYGKAPATAAEQSA, from the coding sequence GTGGTGGCTGTATCTGGTGACGCGCACCACGTTTTCCCTGGCCCAGAGCCTGGTGGAAAGCCTGCGCAACGACACGATTGTCTCGCTCAAGCGCAGCATTACCCAGGTGCTGCCCCACCAGTGCATGAGCTACCGGGCCGCCCTGGCCCTGGCCTTCAGCCGCATCGAGCAGAACGAGGTAATCAGCAGCTGGAGCGACGCGGTGAGCAGCGGGGTTATCGAGAAAAACTACATGGACTTTGTCCAGATTCCGCAGCACGGCATGCTCACCGACCGGCAGGCCCTGCGTTTTACCCGGCCCCGGAGGAGGTTTTGCAAAACATTTGGAGCATCGGCGGGGAACGAGGCTGGTACAAAGTCGACTGGCTCTGGCGGGTGCGGGGCTTTATGGACAAGGCCGTGGGCGGCGTGGGCTTGCGCCGGGGCCGCCGTTCCCCGTCTAGCCTGCACCCCGGCGACCCGCTCGACTTCTGGCGGGTACTGGTGGCCGACCGCGCCGGGCGTCGCCTACTGCTCTATGCCGAAATGAAGCTACCCGGCGAGGCCTGGCTGCAATTCCGCATCCTCGACAATGCCGACGGCTCCCACACCCTGGAGCAGCTGGCCGCTTTCCGCCCCCAGGGCCTGGCCGGGCGCCTGTACTGGTATTCGCTGGTCCCGTTTCACTTCGTGATTTTCAAAGGCATGGTGGAGAACATCGTGCAGTATGGCAAGGCCCCGGCTACAGCTGCGGAACAGTCGGCCTAA
- a CDS encoding ArnT family glycosyltransferase, whose product MTYWLTAAGIAAFGPTALGVRVPAVLAVLAQVVLVFGLGKLLFRGDARHALAAAILYGTFPVVLISALNVTTDAYLMLWELLAAYGILRYLHGAAGGGFTCFGWAWAWPFLPKGPWAQCCR is encoded by the coding sequence GTGACGTACTGGCTGACGGCGGCCGGCATTGCCGCCTTTGGGCCCACAGCCCTGGGGGTGCGGGTGCCGGCGGTGCTGGCCGTGCTGGCCCAGGTGGTGCTGGTGTTTGGGCTGGGCAAGCTGCTGTTTCGGGGAGATGCCCGCCACGCCCTGGCCGCGGCCATTCTCTACGGCACCTTTCCCGTGGTGCTGATTTCGGCCCTCAACGTCACCACCGATGCCTACCTGATGCTCTGGGAATTGCTGGCGGCCTATGGCATATTGCGCTACCTGCACGGGGCGGCTGGCGGTGGTTTTACCTGTTTTGGGTGGGCCTGGGCTTGGCCTTTCTTACCAAAGGGCCCGTGGGCGCAGTGCTGCCGCTGA
- a CDS encoding aspartate kinase translates to MKVLKFGGTSVGSAERMRALPALIQGSEPRIIVLSAMSGTTNALVNIAKLLYEGETTAATYQTEILRQHYLIVARELLPDAEVANEAISHLDTAFKTIFNLTRYPLSASGERVILAQGELLSTLLFHRYYTRVLGEEAVLLPALDFMRLDKNDEPDGDFIEEHLAQVLAPHAGQQLFITQGYICRNANGDIDNLKRGGSDYSASLIGAAAHAEEIQIWTDIDGLHNNDPRVVEGTYPIRELSFDEAAELAYFGAKILHPSSILPAAKHGIPVRLLNTMQPEAPGTLISTRTGNEAIKAVAAKDGLVAIKIKSSRMLLAHGFLRSVFEVFERYRTPIDMITTSEVAVSLTIDDATHLAEILEDLRSFGTVEVDEQQTIVCLVGNLIQENNGSAWLVFNALKDIPLRMISYGGSPNNISILIHTSNKKRALQALNEGLFQQRAVVQ, encoded by the coding sequence ATGAAAGTTTTAAAGTTTGGCGGCACCTCCGTCGGTTCAGCTGAGCGCATGCGCGCTTTGCCCGCACTTATCCAGGGCTCGGAGCCCCGCATCATTGTGCTCTCGGCCATGTCGGGCACGACCAATGCCTTGGTCAACATTGCCAAGCTGCTGTATGAGGGCGAAACCACGGCGGCCACCTACCAGACCGAGATTCTGCGCCAGCACTACCTGATTGTGGCCCGGGAGCTGCTCCCCGACGCGGAAGTTGCCAATGAGGCTATCAGCCACCTCGATACGGCCTTCAAAACCATCTTCAACCTGACGCGCTACCCACTGTCGGCTTCCGGGGAGCGGGTCATTCTGGCCCAGGGTGAGCTGCTGAGTACCCTGCTGTTTCACCGCTACTACACCCGCGTGCTGGGCGAGGAAGCCGTGCTGCTGCCGGCCCTGGACTTCATGCGCCTCGACAAAAACGACGAGCCCGACGGCGACTTTATCGAGGAGCACCTGGCCCAGGTATTGGCCCCGCACGCCGGTCAGCAGCTGTTTATCACCCAGGGCTACATCTGCCGCAATGCCAACGGCGACATCGACAACCTCAAGCGCGGGGGCTCCGACTACTCCGCCTCGCTGATTGGAGCCGCGGCCCACGCCGAGGAAATCCAGATCTGGACCGACATCGACGGGCTGCACAACAACGACCCGCGCGTAGTGGAAGGCACCTACCCGATTCGGGAGCTGTCGTTTGACGAGGCGGCCGAGCTGGCGTATTTCGGGGCCAAGATTCTGCACCCCAGCTCGATTCTGCCCGCGGCCAAGCACGGCATTCCGGTGCGGTTGCTCAACACGATGCAGCCCGAAGCGCCCGGCACCCTGATTTCGACCCGCACCGGCAACGAGGCCATCAAGGCCGTAGCCGCCAAGGACGGCCTGGTGGCCATCAAGATCAAGTCGAGCCGGATGCTGCTGGCCCACGGCTTTTTGCGCAGCGTGTTCGAGGTATTTGAGCGCTACCGCACGCCCATCGACATGATTACGACCTCGGAAGTAGCCGTGTCGCTGACCATTGACGACGCGACGCACCTGGCGGAAATCCTGGAAGATCTGCGCAGCTTTGGCACCGTGGAAGTAGATGAGCAGCAAACCATTGTGTGCCTGGTGGGCAACCTGATTCAGGAAAACAATGGCTCGGCCTGGCTGGTTTTCAACGCCCTGAAGGACATTCCGCTGCGCATGATTTCCTACGGCGGCTCGCCCAACAACATCAGCATTCTGATTCATACCAGCAACAAAAAGCGGGCTTTGCAGGCGCTCAACGAAGGCCTGTTTCAGCAGCGGGCGGTAGTGCAATAA
- a CDS encoding carboxypeptidase-like regulatory domain-containing protein → MNTLPTRVLGGVVLLLTTLACSKNKEVYTVVEGTITNKYTAQPVAGIRLEVDRTQGCWLCMGSRIDSVTNAITDASGNYKVAFNALTTGSYSLRPASTPDYMVSSFELGEDVKAGQHNQIDYKATPYKTVTIRANTTKKGKSDIYFTFISGNQTGETGIFNGDIFTDMDKKNQAISFTKTIKVLPDRVYQFTKVTSNRVCQPDGYTCTFQDQESEVRTRDIRFTNDTATVSFQ, encoded by the coding sequence ATGAATACGTTACCAACCCGAGTGTTGGGCGGCGTGGTGCTGCTGCTAACGACCCTGGCCTGCTCGAAGAACAAGGAGGTCTACACCGTGGTAGAGGGCACTATAACCAACAAGTACACCGCCCAGCCGGTGGCGGGAATACGGCTGGAGGTGGACCGAACCCAGGGCTGCTGGCTATGCATGGGGTCCCGCATAGACTCGGTTACCAACGCTATTACCGACGCCAGCGGCAACTACAAAGTGGCCTTCAACGCCCTAACCACCGGCAGCTACTCGCTGCGCCCGGCTTCCACTCCGGACTATATGGTAAGCAGCTTCGAGCTTGGCGAGGACGTGAAAGCCGGCCAACACAACCAGATTGATTACAAGGCTACACCCTACAAAACGGTAACCATTCGAGCCAATACCACCAAGAAAGGCAAGTCAGATATTTATTTCACTTTCATCAGCGGCAACCAGACGGGTGAAACAGGCATCTTCAACGGTGACATTTTCACCGATATGGATAAGAAAAACCAAGCTATTTCCTTCACTAAAACCATCAAGGTGCTACCCGACCGAGTGTACCAGTTTACCAAAGTCACCTCCAACCGGGTCTGCCAGCCTGACGGCTACACCTGTACTTTTCAGGATCAGGAATCCGAAGTCCGGACCCGGGACATTCGCTTTACCAACGATACGGCCACGGTGAGCTTCCAGTAA